Proteins encoded together in one Brassica napus cultivar Da-Ae unplaced genomic scaffold, Da-Ae ScsIHWf_1506;HRSCAF=2102, whole genome shotgun sequence window:
- the LOC106451602 gene encoding probable LRR receptor-like serine/threonine-protein kinase At1g53430, translating into MFVCFSPKKKREMSCFILSAEKVMNVLLFIAILFGIFGSNAQLLPDDEVQTLRTIFAKLQHRPVNIERTSCSDRNSNFTSGEGNRTIICDCTVNSTCHVTRIFLKSLSLPGIFPPEFGNLTRLLEIDLSRNYLNGTIPMTLSRTPLEILSVTGNRLSGPIPPQLGDVTTLTNLNLESNLLSGPIPSSLGSLTSLKSLLLSANNFTGQLPQPLINLKNLTNFRIDGNSLSGKIPEFIGNWTQLDRLDLQGTSMSGPIPASISNLRNLTELRITDLNGPAFDFPDLRNLINIKRLVLRNCLIRGRIPDYIGSMIELKTLDLSSNLLTGPIPDTFRDLDYNFMFLSNNSLSGQLPQFIIDSKDSVDLSYNNFTQAPSLSCSMPDINLVSSYRSETANSVQWCLRRDLPCPTEAKHSSLFINCGGEAVEVGKDTYEEDLNNKGASIFMPVSDRWGYSSSGTWIGDDGVPYLATDERFNLLNESVPQYYKRARLAPQSLKYYGLCLRSESYKLQLHFAEIMFSNDQTYSSIGRRVFDIYVQGNLLVKDFNIAERAGGVGQPFTLQIDRVQVNGSTLEVHLLWSGKGTNVLPQRGVYGPLISAITITPNYKVDDGKPLSNGAVAGIVVAACAVFAFLVLLILRLTGYLGRKEEDDNEELRGLDLQTGSFTLKQIKRATNNFDPENKIGEGGFGPVYKGVLGDGTTIAVKQLSSKSKQGNREFVTEIGMISALQHPNLVKLYGCCIEGKELLLVYEYLENNSLARALFGSEKQRLHLDWATRNKICIGIAKGLAYLHEESRLKIVHRDIKATNVLLDQSLNAKISDFGLAKLDEEENTHISTRIAGTIGYMAPEYAMRGYLTDKADVYSFGVVCLEIVSGKSNTNYRPKEEFVYLLDWAYVLQEQGNLLELVDMDLGTNFSKKEAKRMLNIALLCTNPSPTLRPPMSSVVSMLEGKIKVEPPLVKREADPTGAAAMRFRAFELLSQDSESQASTFERDREQKSSSSMDGPWVDSSFSAPGKDGNVKQEEEEERSSSSSRKLLDELTEVKVE; encoded by the exons atgtttgtttgtttttctcccaagaaaaaaagagagatgagtTGTTTCATCTTGTCGGCCGAGAAAGTTATGAATGTTCTTCTCTTCATCGCCATCTTATTTGGAATTTTCGGATCAAATGCTCAACTCTTACCCGATGATGAAG TTCAAACATTGCGGACGATCTTCGCAAAGCTTCAACACCGACCAGTGAACATCGAAAGGACTTCTTGTTCGGACAGAAATTCGAATTTCACTTCCGGCGAAGGAAACCGTACCATCATCTGCGACTGTACTGTAAACTCCACTTGTCATGTCACTCGAAT ATTTCTTAAAAGTTTAAGTTTGCCTGGGATTTTCCCCCCTGAGTTCGGGAACCTCACACGTCTGCTAGAGAT AGATCTTTCTCGGAACTATCTCAATGGAACAATACCTATGACCTTGTCTCGAACCCCACTTGAAATCCT GTCTGTAACCGGAAACCGTCTCTCTGGACCAATTCCTCCTCAACTTGGAGACGTTACTACACTTACtaattt GAATCTAGAATCTAATTTACTCTCGGGACCAATTCCTTCAAGCTTAGGGAGCTTAACAAGTTTAAAAAGCTT GCTTCTCTCTGCAAACAATTTCACTGGTCAACTCCCTCAGCCCTTAATCAATCTCAAGAACTTGACAAACTT TCGGATCGATGGGAACTCTTTATCTGGGAAGATACCTGAGTTTATTGGAAACTGGACTCAGCTTGATAGGCT AGATCTTCAAGGCACATCAATGTCAGGTCCAATTCCAGCTTCAATCTCAAACTTGCGGAACTTGACTGAACT GAGGATAACCGATTTGAATGGACCAGCCTTTGATTTTCCAGACCTGCGAAATTTGATCAATATAAAACGACT TGTACTgagaaactgtttgataaggggACGTATCCCGGATTACATTGGTTCCATGATTGAGCTAAAGACACT AGATTTAAGCTCAAACTTGTTAACTGGTCCAATTCCAGATACATTTAGGGATCTGGATTATAACTTTAT GTTTCTGAGTAATAACTCACTATCAGGTCAACTTCCTCAGTTCATCATAGACAGTAAAGACTCGgt GGACTTGTCTTACAACAACTTCACTCAGGCACCTTCTCTTAGCTGTAGTATGCCTGATAT TAACTTGGTCTCCAGCTACCGGTCAGAAACAGCTAACTC TGTTCAATGGTGTTTGAGAAGGGATCTTCCATGTCCCACAGAAGCCAAAC ATTCCTCTCTATTCATCAACTGTGGAGGAGAAGCAGTGGAGGTTGGAAAAGACACGTATGAGGAAGATTTGAACAATAAAGGAGCATCAATATTCATGCCTGTTAGTGATAGATGGGGATACAGCAGTTCTGGAACTTGGATAGGCGATGACGGAGTTCCCTATTTAGCAACAGACGAAAGATTCAACTTGTTAAATGAATCGGTTCCACAGTATTACAAAAGAGCACGTCTCGCTCCACAATCACTCAAGTACTATGGACTATGCTTGAGAAGTGAGAGTTACAAACTGCAGCTCCATTTTGCAGAGATAATGTTCTCTAATGACCAGACTTACAGTAGCATAGGGAGACGGGTCTTCGACATTTATGTTCAA GGGAACTTGTTGGTGAAGGACTTTAACATAGCAGAGAGAGCAGGTGGAGTTGGTCAGCCATTCACACTACAGATTGATAGAGTTCAAGTGAATGGAAGTACGTTGGAGGTTCATTTGCTATGGTCAGGGAAAGGCACAAACGTGTTACCACAACGCGGTGTTTACGGTCCTCTCATATCCGCTATAACCATTACACCAA ATTACAAGGTTGATGACGGAAAGCCATTGTCAAATGGAGCTGTTGCCGGCATTGTAGTTGCAGCATGTGCGGTTTTCGCCTTTCTTGTTCTATTAATCCTTAGGCTTACAGGTTACTTGGGTCGAAAAGAAGAGGATGACAATG aAGAGCTTAGGGGTCTTGATTTGCAGACAGGATCATTCACACTGAAACAAATCAAACGTGCTACTAATAACTTTGATCCAGAAAACAAGATTGGTGAAGGAGGATTTGGACCGGTTTATAAG GGTGTACTTGGTGATGGAACAACCATAGCAGTGAAGCAGCTTTCATCGAAATCAAAGCAAGGGAACAGAGAGTTTGTGACTGAGATCGGGATGATATCTGCTTTGCAACACCCTAACCTTGTGAAGCTTTATGGTTGTTGCATTGAAGGGAAAGAGCTTTTGCTTGTGTATGAGTACTTAGAGAACAACAGTCTCGCTCGTGCACTCTTTG gttcagagaaacaaagactTCACTTGGATTGGGCAACAAGGAACAAGATATGCATAGGGATTGCTAAAGGGCTAGCTTATCTACACGAGGAGTCAAGGCTGAAGATTGTCCACAGAGACATAAAAGCGACGAATGTGCTTCTTGATCAGTCTCTAAACGCTAAGATCTCTGACTTTGGTCTTGCTAAACTCGACGAAGAAGAGaacacacatatcagcacaagGATCGCAGGAACAAT AGGCTACATGGCTCcagagtatgcaatgagaggctACTTAACAGACAAAGCTGACGTCTACAGCTTCGGAGTTGTCTGTTTAGAGATTGTAAGCGGGAAGAGCAACACAAACTACAGACCAAAGGAAGAGTTTGTGTACCTTCTTGATTGGGCTTACGTCTTGCAAGAGCAAGGGAATCTCCTAGAGCTTGTGGACATGGATCTCGGCACAAACTTCTCCAAGAAAGAAGCGAAGAGGATGTTGAACATTGCTCTGCTCTGCACGAACCCATCTCCAACGCTGAGACCACCAATGTCATCTGTTGTGAGTATGTTGGAAGGAAAAATCAAAGTGGAACCACCGTTGGTGAAACGTGAAGCTGATCCAACTGGTGCAGCTGCGATGAGGTTTAGGGCGTTTGAGCTTTTATCACAGGACAGCGAGTCACAGGCTTCGACCTTTGAAAGGGATAGAGAACAGAAAAGCTCGTCGTCGATGGATGGTCCTTGGGTTGACTCTTCTTTCTCTGCGCCTGGCAAAGATGGTAACGTGaaacaagaggaagaagaagaacgttCGTCATCATCGTCAAGGAAACTTTTAGATGAGCTTACCGAGGTGAAGGTTGAGTAA
- the LOC106451607 gene encoding phospholipase A2-alpha, with protein MAAPIILSCFLFLFFFSVSVSALNVGVQLTHPTVSLSKECSRKCESEFCSVPPLLRYGKYCGLLYSGCPGERPCDGLDSCCMKHDACVQSKNNDYLSQECSQKFINCMNNFSNTKQPTFNGNTCDPDEVIDVISIVMDAALIAGRVFRKP; from the exons aTGGCGGCTCCGATCATACTTTCCTGTTTCcttttcttattcttcttctctgtCTCCGTCTCTGCTCTTAACGTCGGTGTTCAGCTCACACATCCCACCGTTTCTCTg AGCAAAGAATGTAGCCGGAAATGTGAATCAGAGTTCTGTTCAG TGCCTCCACTTTTGAGGTATGGAAAGTACTGTGGACTATTGTACAGTGGATGTCCTGGAGAGAGACCCTGTGATGGTCTTGACTCATGTTGCATGAAGCATGATGCTTGTGTCCAATCCAAGAATA ATGATTATCTAAGCCAAGAGTGTAGTCAGAAGTTCATAAACTGCATGAACAATTTCAGCAATACGAAGCAACCAACGTTTAATGGTAACACATGCGATCCCGATGAAGTCATTGATGTCATCTCTATTGTCATGGACGCCGCTCTTATCGCCGGCAGAGTCTTCCGGAAAccctaa